The Candidatus Thorarchaeota archaeon genome contains a region encoding:
- the nadA gene encoding quinolinate synthase NadA, with protein sequence MKNRILSLKKQRNALILAHNYQPLAVQDIADHVGDSLQLARIASDVNGHDMVIFAGVKFMAEMASVLADDTPVYIPDPEALCPLASYCSAERVRKAKEQHPGAPAVVYVNTTAETKSECDIICTSSNAVDVVESLRTPKVLFGPDVNLARYTRTQTDTEIVDIAEDGHCYVHQKFDVKEIQRLKEEYPNATVLVHPECPPDVQDVADIVGSTGKMAEYVAQSDDEAFIIATEVGLVDQLRNNHPNKVIIAANENAICRDMKKTSLEKILHILEEQPAENLVTVPEDMRSKVKLVLERMNRVGLEESPVSPVPSATH encoded by the coding sequence ATCAAGAACCGAATTCTTAGCCTCAAAAAACAACGAAATGCATTGATACTCGCCCATAACTACCAGCCACTAGCAGTCCAGGACATAGCCGACCATGTCGGTGATTCTCTACAGCTGGCAAGAATCGCTTCTGATGTCAACGGTCATGATATGGTGATTTTTGCTGGTGTGAAATTCATGGCCGAGATGGCCTCTGTCTTGGCAGATGACACACCCGTATACATTCCTGATCCAGAGGCTTTGTGTCCCCTAGCAAGCTACTGCAGTGCTGAACGAGTTCGAAAAGCAAAAGAGCAACATCCTGGCGCTCCTGCTGTTGTGTACGTGAATACCACCGCGGAAACGAAATCAGAATGTGACATAATCTGCACCTCTAGTAACGCAGTCGATGTTGTAGAAAGCCTGAGAACACCCAAGGTCCTTTTTGGTCCTGATGTGAATCTAGCAAGATATACTAGAACACAAACAGACACAGAGATTGTCGATATCGCTGAAGACGGTCACTGCTATGTACATCAGAAATTTGATGTGAAGGAAATTCAGCGTCTCAAGGAAGAATACCCGAACGCTACCGTTCTTGTGCATCCTGAGTGTCCACCTGATGTTCAGGACGTGGCTGATATTGTTGGCTCGACTGGGAAGATGGCAGAATATGTAGCCCAATCAGATGATGAGGCATTTATTATCGCCACAGAAGTGGGATTAGTTGACCAGCTCCGAAACAACCATCCCAACAAAGTGATTATTGCGGCCAATGAGAACGCCATTTGCAGAGATATGAAGAAAACGTCTCTGGAGAAAATACTCCACATTCTCGAGGAGCAACCAGCCGAGAATCTGGTTACGGTACCTGAAGATATGCGAAGTAAAGTAAAACTTGTCCTTGAACGCATGAACCGTGTTGGACTTGAAGAATCGCCTGTTTCACCTGTTCCGAGCGCAACGCATTAG
- a CDS encoding inorganic diphosphatase, which yields MVNYLADIPAGPDPPSEIYAIIELTRASKNKFEYDTTLNLFKLDRVLYTFAPFDYGFIPRTLDADGDPLDVILLIKQPTFTSCMVHARPIGMMEMNDMGEIDDKIIAVPMNEPYYRDVKSIIDIPRSTVDELHFFYDNYKTAEGGHTEIKRFKELSDAYKTINRCMEAYHEEKEKE from the coding sequence ATGGTCAACTACTTGGCTGATATTCCAGCCGGCCCAGACCCCCCTTCAGAAATCTACGCCATTATCGAACTAACTCGTGCGAGTAAGAACAAATTCGAGTACGACACAACGCTGAACCTATTCAAATTAGACCGCGTGCTGTATACGTTCGCTCCGTTTGACTATGGTTTCATACCGCGCACCCTTGATGCTGATGGGGATCCACTGGATGTCATTCTGCTCATCAAACAGCCTACCTTCACCTCCTGTATGGTCCACGCACGACCTATAGGTATGATGGAAATGAATGACATGGGCGAGATAGATGACAAAATAATAGCGGTACCCATGAACGAACCGTACTACCGTGATGTAAAAAGCATCATAGACATCCCCCGGAGCACCGTTGATGAACTGCACTTTTTCTACGACAATTACAAAACCGCTGAAGGCGGCCACACAGAAATCAAACGGTTCAAAGAACTGAGTGACGCCTACAAAACCATCAATCGTTGCATGGAAGCTTATCATGAAGAAAAAGAAAAGGAATGA
- a CDS encoding HAD family hydrolase, whose amino-acid sequence MNNKIRCKAVIFDFDGTLADSMPFLEKIGVKVMQEYYDVSKAEATRRYRSTTGLPYEQQIEMNFPDASQNEEAIEDFERQKIERIFEQGLFQDAPVTIEKLYERDFALFVSSSTFESTITEYFERKSMLHYFEDIMGYRQGFEKGADHFKHVESKYAIPLQQVVFIGDSLKDYERANGLVKFIAKEGMFSANDFSEVGHNGHVVERLEQIPPLVVLN is encoded by the coding sequence ATGAACAACAAAATCAGGTGCAAAGCTGTCATTTTTGATTTCGATGGCACTCTTGCAGACAGTATGCCATTCCTCGAAAAAATCGGGGTCAAAGTCATGCAGGAGTATTACGATGTGAGCAAAGCTGAGGCAACCAGGAGATACCGCTCAACTACGGGTCTACCATATGAACAACAGATAGAAATGAACTTCCCGGACGCGTCGCAGAATGAGGAGGCAATAGAGGATTTTGAAAGGCAGAAGATCGAGAGAATTTTCGAACAAGGTCTTTTTCAGGACGCGCCAGTTACGATTGAGAAGCTCTATGAAAGGGACTTCGCTCTGTTCGTATCTTCTTCGACCTTCGAGAGCACCATCACGGAATATTTCGAACGAAAATCAATGCTTCACTATTTCGAAGACATAATGGGATATCGACAGGGATTCGAGAAGGGTGCCGATCATTTCAAGCATGTAGAATCAAAGTATGCTATTCCCCTTCAACAAGTCGTTTTCATTGGAGATTCACTCAAAGATTATGAAAGGGCAAACGGATTGGTGAAGTTCATCGCCAAGGAAGGTATGTTCAGCGCGAACGATTTCTCGGAAGTGGGGCACAATGGTCACGTTGTCGAACGGCTTGAGCAGATTCCTCCACTTGTTGTACTGAACTGA